The following DNA comes from Oceanispirochaeta sp..
TCCTGAGATTGTCCATAAGCTGCTTGATTATGTACAGCAGTCATGGATCAATATCCGGTCCTATATCAGCCGGATCAATGAAAAAAACCATTGTCCCGATGACGGTGGGATGATCTCCCTTGATAACTGCACAGTGGCTCTGATCTCTCCAGATATTTATCGTACTTATTTTCTTCCCTATGATATCAAAACCGCAGCCCGGTACAGCAGTATTTACGGAGTGCATCATTGCGGAGCCAATATGCATTTATTTTCAGATTACTATGGACAGCTGGGAGAGGGTATATGGTTTGACATTGGCTATGGTTCGGATGTGAAGTCCTGCATGAGCAGCCTGAAAACCGGAGAGAAAATGCCCTTCTGGAGTGTTCGATACGGTCCGGCAAAACTGAGAAGTGCAGATCCTGAAGAGATCCGAAGGGAACGGGATGTTCTGGCAGCCTGCGGAGTCGATACCGTGCTTTGCGTCGGTGTTGATCCAGACACCCCGGATGAAAACCTGCAAGCTCTATTAATTCCCTGATGATTATATGATAAACTTGATCTCTCCATAGGGAATAGAACAAGTTGCTGTACTCAGGATTGAGGTATCAGTAAAGTCTTGTTGAGATTAAGGGAATAATGAAATGAAAGAAAATTTAGAATCTATCAAGCCTGATAGACCCCATATAATAACTTCTGAGATTGATGCCATAAGCTTCTACCGTAAAATGGATACACCGG
Coding sequences within:
- a CDS encoding uroporphyrinogen decarboxylase family protein, yielding MTKFDAFFASVYWNRYAGIDFTQKSLGDPAIQIEHQRRRQLHCIEKWEILGIPICLADKQNAGTIPAVVSGYGVATISMIFGCKGIFTEGLDPYAESLNLTDKAIMALTPQTDYSRNPVMQDLESQAAWLVKTHGKACININMQSVPNIAFKLRGDQLMFDFYDNPEIVHKLLDYVQQSWINIRSYISRINEKNHCPDDGGMISLDNCTVALISPDIYRTYFLPYDIKTAARYSSIYGVHHCGANMHLFSDYYGQLGEGIWFDIGYGSDVKSCMSSLKTGEKMPFWSVRYGPAKLRSADPEEIRRERDVLAACGVDTVLCVGVDPDTPDENLQALLIP